A single genomic interval of Lewinellaceae bacterium harbors:
- a CDS encoding MBL fold metallo-hydrolase, with amino-acid sequence MQEILKNIHLIKLGAVNAYLIDHGGLTLIDTGYPGSEKKIFGYLNKIGRRPEQIEQVIVTHLHTDHSGSLAAIQAATGTRVLMHPADAAMVMEGRSFREQVEIAPGFVNKIVYNLMIKNVPRTIEPVKADAFLEDGQVLPVGEGLKVIHAPGHAEGQVALLYQDPASILFAADTCGSMMGLALAPFYENLQQGRESLGRLGAIEFEAATFGHGKPIMKDAAHRFRKKFGSLVETA; translated from the coding sequence ATGCAAGAAATACTCAAGAACATCCACCTGATCAAGCTTGGCGCCGTTAACGCTTACCTGATCGATCATGGAGGGCTCACCCTGATCGACACCGGGTATCCGGGCAGCGAAAAAAAGATATTCGGATACCTCAACAAGATCGGCAGGCGGCCCGAACAAATAGAGCAGGTCATTGTCACCCATCTCCATACCGACCACAGCGGCAGCCTTGCGGCTATCCAGGCAGCTACCGGCACCAGGGTGCTGATGCACCCGGCCGATGCGGCAATGGTAATGGAGGGGCGGTCGTTTCGGGAGCAGGTGGAAATCGCTCCCGGCTTCGTTAACAAGATCGTCTACAACCTGATGATCAAAAACGTGCCCAGAACGATCGAACCAGTAAAGGCAGACGCGTTCCTCGAAGACGGCCAGGTGCTTCCGGTTGGCGAGGGGCTGAAAGTCATCCACGCCCCCGGCCATGCGGAAGGGCAGGTAGCGCTCCTCTATCAGGATCCGGCCAGCATTCTCTTCGCCGCCGATACCTGTGGGAGTATGATGGGGCTCGCCCTTGCCCCATTCTATGAAAACCTGCAACAAGGCAGGGAAAGCCTTGGCCGGCTGGGCGCAATTGAATTCGAAGCGGCTACCTTCGGCCATGGGAAACCCATAATGAAAGATGCCGCTCATCGTTTCAGAAAAAAGTTCGGCAGCCTGGTGGAAACGGCATAA
- a CDS encoding UPF0175 family protein, producing the protein MAITISDDIIKRAGLSEEAFKIEVAILLFEKYLFTFGQASEFAGLSQYSFQQELGKRGLFIHYDTDDLKEDLKTLESLRK; encoded by the coding sequence ATGGCAATTACCATTTCAGATGATATCATTAAGCGAGCCGGGTTATCAGAAGAGGCTTTTAAGATCGAGGTAGCCATTCTATTGTTCGAGAAATACCTGTTTACCTTTGGGCAAGCCAGTGAATTTGCCGGCTTATCCCAGTATTCCTTCCAGCAGGAATTGGGTAAGCGCGGGTTGTTCATTCATTATGATACTGATGACCTGAAAGAAGACCTGAAAACCCTGGAATCTTTGCGTAAATGA
- a CDS encoding DUF3368 domain-containing protein, with protein sequence MIVVSDASPIINLSIIGKLGLLKDLYEKVVIPQAVFDELTVKGASQPGDQEVRNADWIEVISCEDTELVKRLHSEIDLGEAEAITLVLQLEAGLLLIDEKIGRSRAKAFHIKTIGLLGMLIECKHRGWVTSVTALMDRLRSEANFRIGEGLYEEVRQIVGE encoded by the coding sequence ATGATTGTCGTTAGCGACGCCTCTCCGATCATCAATCTCTCTATCATTGGAAAGCTGGGCCTTTTGAAGGACCTTTACGAAAAGGTAGTCATCCCTCAGGCTGTATTTGACGAATTGACCGTTAAAGGAGCCAGCCAGCCAGGTGATCAGGAAGTAAGAAACGCCGATTGGATAGAAGTGATCTCCTGTGAAGATACAGAACTCGTAAAACGTCTCCATTCGGAAATAGACCTTGGGGAAGCGGAAGCCATAACTCTGGTACTTCAATTGGAAGCTGGCCTTTTATTGATTGATGAAAAAATTGGCCGGTCCAGGGCTAAAGCCTTTCATATAAAAACGATTGGGCTGCTCGGCATGTTGATCGAATGCAAGCATCGGGGTTGGGTGACGAGCGTAACTGCCCTGATGGACAGATTGAGGTCGGAAGCTAATTTCAGGATCGGAGAAGGGTTATACGAGGAAGTCAGGCAAATCGTAGGTGAATAA
- a CDS encoding membrane dipeptidase gives MYRLFGFAILTVLFFNCNRKMAPMAEEARLRGKADKLAHEYIITDGHVDLPYRLRIQNFRLEREYIGIPVETNDGDFDYVRAKKGGLDAPFMSIFIPASYQDGRAKLLADSLINMVRSIAEAHPDKFAMAVSPAEVEANFRKGLISLPMGMENGAPIEGDLRNVAYFYQRGIRYITLTHSKDNHICDSSYDTTHTWNGLSPFGREVVQEMNRVGIMVDVSHISDSAFWQVMEITKAPCIASHSSCRKYTPGFERNMSDDMIKRLAENGGVIQINFGTDFLDGTMSKQNDQMREELNALLKKEGLKDSDSDAQPIIQQFAKDHPTLYADVQTVANHIDHVVELAGVGHVGFGSDFDGVGDSLPTGLKDVSQYPNLIYELLKRGYSEEDIGKMCYKNVWRVWKEVERVAAEM, from the coding sequence ATGTACCGGCTATTTGGATTTGCTATTCTGACTGTCTTGTTCTTCAACTGCAACCGCAAAATGGCCCCTATGGCCGAAGAGGCGCGCCTGCGCGGCAAAGCCGACAAACTGGCCCACGAGTACATCATTACGGATGGGCATGTCGACCTGCCCTACCGGTTGAGAATTCAAAACTTCCGCCTGGAGCGGGAATACATTGGTATTCCGGTCGAAACGAACGATGGCGATTTCGACTACGTGCGCGCCAAAAAGGGCGGCCTCGACGCCCCTTTTATGTCCATCTTCATACCCGCTTCTTACCAGGACGGCCGCGCCAAATTGCTGGCCGACTCCCTGATCAATATGGTGCGCAGCATCGCTGAAGCCCACCCCGATAAGTTCGCCATGGCCGTCTCCCCGGCGGAAGTGGAAGCCAACTTCAGGAAGGGGCTCATTTCCCTGCCTATGGGCATGGAAAACGGCGCCCCCATTGAAGGCGACCTGCGCAATGTCGCCTATTTCTACCAGCGCGGCATTCGCTACATCACGCTTACCCACAGCAAAGACAACCACATCTGCGATTCTTCCTACGACACCACCCACACCTGGAACGGCCTGAGCCCCTTTGGCAGGGAAGTTGTCCAGGAAATGAACCGGGTTGGCATTATGGTGGACGTTTCCCACATCTCCGACAGCGCTTTCTGGCAGGTCATGGAAATCACTAAGGCGCCCTGCATTGCTTCCCATTCTTCCTGCCGGAAATACACCCCCGGCTTCGAGCGCAACATGAGCGACGACATGATCAAACGCCTGGCAGAGAACGGCGGCGTGATACAGATCAACTTCGGCACTGATTTTCTGGATGGAACCATGAGCAAACAAAACGACCAAATGCGCGAGGAGCTAAATGCCCTCCTGAAAAAAGAAGGCCTGAAGGACTCCGATTCCGATGCCCAGCCTATCATACAGCAATTCGCCAAGGACCATCCCACGCTCTACGCCGACGTTCAAACGGTGGCCAACCACATCGATCATGTGGTCGAACTGGCCGGCGTGGGCCACGTCGGCTTCGGCTCCGATTTTGATGGGGTAGGGGATAGCCTGCCCACCGGGCTGAAGGATGTCTCCCAGTATCCCAACCTCATCTACGAGCTGCTCAAGCGGGGCTATTCGGAGGAAGACATCGGGAAGATGTGCTACAAGAACGTCTGGCGGGTGTGGAAGGAAGTGGAGCGGGTGGCGGCGGAGATGTGA
- a CDS encoding carboxymuconolactone decarboxylase family protein — MSIVTEFNDYRARMNEKILAEDNKVLKRFFNLDTNAYQEGALSQKTKELLGLVASMVLRCDDCIRYHLGTCYELGVTRAEVFEVFAIANLVGGSICIPHTRRAVEYWEALESES; from the coding sequence ATGTCTATCGTAACTGAATTCAACGACTACCGCGCCCGGATGAATGAGAAAATCCTGGCGGAGGATAATAAAGTACTAAAGCGGTTTTTCAATCTCGATACAAATGCGTATCAAGAGGGCGCGCTTTCCCAAAAAACGAAAGAGCTCCTCGGCCTGGTGGCCTCTATGGTGCTGCGTTGCGACGACTGCATCCGCTACCACCTCGGCACCTGTTATGAATTGGGCGTCACCCGGGCCGAAGTATTCGAAGTCTTCGCCATCGCCAACCTGGTGGGCGGCTCCATTTGCATCCCGCACACCCGGAGGGCGGTGGAGTACTGGGAAGCGTTGGAAAGTGAAAGCTGA
- a CDS encoding energy transducer TonB gives MRTAVLSISLFLFALPCLVAQEGGATVDADTTIYEAVAEMPRFPACEGLDTTLQAKNQCAQQALLSVMYKNINYPLEARQNNLEGTVVVSFVVEKDSSLSNFRIVKDIGGGCGLEVLRVVEGINEAGVKWVPGKNNGKVVRSRFNLPIKFKLEEVPPFTVVGRDTVYTDFETPLEFKGGEEALQAYLTDNLEYPASGIDSCLMGRIELQIIVRPSGDVRILDLIDYSGLDFDFWYEAISLATSTYGKWEPATFDGRPVTAAYNITLPFIPEAAGCQQRVEEYQRAGQLAQDGAELYDAGEKEAGLEKLSQAIALFPNNANYLIMRGQAYLDMNRFPEACADLTLARRISYIDWYDGVLPVICRQE, from the coding sequence ATGAGAACTGCAGTACTTTCAATCAGCCTTTTCTTATTCGCTCTGCCTTGCCTGGTTGCTCAGGAAGGCGGGGCCACAGTGGATGCCGACACCACCATCTACGAAGCAGTGGCGGAAATGCCCCGCTTTCCGGCCTGCGAAGGGCTGGACACTACCCTTCAGGCCAAGAACCAATGCGCCCAGCAGGCGCTGTTGTCGGTGATGTATAAAAACATCAACTACCCGCTGGAGGCCCGGCAGAACAATCTGGAAGGCACCGTAGTGGTCAGCTTCGTGGTGGAAAAGGACAGCAGCCTGAGCAACTTCCGGATCGTCAAGGACATCGGCGGCGGTTGCGGGCTGGAAGTGCTGCGCGTGGTGGAAGGGATCAACGAAGCCGGCGTCAAGTGGGTGCCGGGCAAGAACAACGGCAAAGTGGTGCGTTCCCGTTTCAACCTGCCCATCAAGTTCAAGCTGGAGGAAGTGCCGCCCTTCACGGTCGTTGGCCGGGACACCGTCTACACTGATTTTGAAACACCCCTGGAATTTAAAGGCGGGGAAGAAGCCCTGCAAGCCTACCTGACCGACAACCTGGAATACCCCGCCTCCGGCATCGACTCCTGCCTCATGGGCCGCATAGAACTGCAGATTATTGTACGCCCCTCCGGCGACGTGCGCATCCTGGACCTCATCGACTACAGCGGGCTGGACTTCGACTTCTGGTACGAAGCCATCAGCCTGGCCACCTCTACCTACGGCAAATGGGAGCCGGCCACCTTCGACGGCCGCCCGGTGACGGCCGCTTACAACATTACCCTGCCCTTCATTCCGGAAGCTGCCGGCTGCCAGCAACGCGTGGAAGAATACCAGCGGGCCGGCCAACTGGCGCAGGACGGCGCCGAGCTGTACGACGCCGGCGAAAAAGAGGCCGGCCTGGAGAAGCTCTCCCAGGCCATCGCCCTGTTCCCCAACAACGCCAACTACCTCATCATGCGCGGCCAGGCCTACCTGGACATGAACCGCTTCCCGGAGGCCTGCGCAGACCTGACATTGGCCCGGCGCATTTCTTATATCGATTGGTACGATGGGGTGTTGCCGGTGATTTGCAGGCAGGAGTGA
- a CDS encoding DUF559 domain-containing protein, translated as MQATRPPSPSNRRRCPPPEEYERDQKKGRDLECVGFTALRFSDWEVLNNIDDVSIMIGDWIEENAICPPPPASGGDSCSDKSPFTSWH; from the coding sequence ATTCAAGCAACACGTCCTCCTTCCCCCTCAAATCGGAGAAGATGTCCCCCTCCGGAAGAATATGAGCGGGATCAGAAGAAAGGCCGGGATCTGGAATGCGTGGGCTTCACAGCACTTCGTTTTTCAGATTGGGAAGTGCTGAACAATATAGATGATGTGTCTATCATGATAGGTGATTGGATCGAGGAAAATGCCATTTGTCCACCCCCCCCCGCCAGCGGGGGAGATAGCTGCTCTGACAAGAGTCCTTTTACTTCTTGGCACTGA
- a CDS encoding AraC family transcriptional regulator has product MKRMKAFYHSPAPQLAPYIHHYFVYAMDRATVRQVFPRGMHILPTAHGKMGIFFGTPTVKRMSGRAETQNPQIGFSGFYNRPVYYHTDFAASMIIVTFTPVGLQQMLQFSLAEISNCNLDVRDASAGDHDFLCNEMFSTEDWSSRIRMLDEFFFHKFREVEFPERAAHIAGYIMKTGGDKPIKSICSELGIGERTLQRTFLNGLGVTPKAFSKLVRFQRAVKVMAGAPGRSLTDISYSLGYFDQAHFIREFKSLYGASPRVFIRRRQSEAGMALEAHKSSLAVPATVS; this is encoded by the coding sequence TTGAAACGGATGAAGGCTTTTTACCATTCGCCTGCTCCTCAACTGGCTCCGTACATACATCACTACTTTGTCTATGCTATGGACAGGGCAACGGTGAGGCAAGTGTTTCCCAGAGGAATGCACATTCTGCCAACAGCCCACGGTAAAATGGGCATTTTTTTCGGTACGCCCACCGTTAAACGGATGTCCGGGCGGGCGGAAACCCAAAACCCTCAAATTGGATTCAGTGGGTTTTATAACCGTCCGGTTTACTACCATACCGATTTTGCAGCGAGCATGATCATCGTAACGTTTACTCCTGTAGGTTTACAGCAAATGCTCCAGTTTTCCCTAGCGGAGATCAGTAACTGCAACCTGGATGTACGGGATGCATCCGCCGGGGATCACGATTTCCTTTGCAATGAAATGTTCTCGACGGAGGACTGGAGCAGCAGAATAAGAATGCTTGACGAGTTTTTCTTCCACAAATTCAGAGAAGTCGAATTTCCCGAACGGGCAGCCCATATTGCCGGATACATTATGAAAACAGGGGGGGATAAGCCCATCAAGTCGATCTGCTCCGAACTGGGTATAGGAGAGCGCACCTTGCAACGTACGTTCCTCAATGGCCTGGGAGTTACGCCCAAAGCCTTCTCTAAACTGGTGCGCTTCCAAAGGGCCGTCAAAGTAATGGCAGGCGCCCCCGGCCGAAGCCTGACAGACATCAGCTACAGCCTGGGCTATTTTGACCAGGCGCATTTCATTCGCGAGTTCAAGTCCCTCTACGGCGCATCGCCCCGGGTTTTCATCCGGCGGCGGCAATCCGAGGCAGGCATGGCGCTGGAAGCTCATAAGAGCAGCCTGGCGGTCCCTGCAACGGTAAGTTAA
- a CDS encoding UvrD-helicase domain-containing protein yields the protein MANQDYLQQLNDVQRAAVTNTDGPVLVVAGPGSGKTRVLTYRIAHLIEQGVAPWEILALTFTNKAAREMKERIAKVVGSRANKVWAGTFHSIFARILRVEADKIGYPPNFTIYDTDDTKSVISNIIKEMNLSKDAYNVNAIRSRISSAKSNLITPKLYEKDEELRQEDRMAKRPHTSAIYQQYVARCKRSGAMDFDDLLFRLYELFQKNPDGVLDKYRQKFRYTLVDEFQDTNHLQYAIIRKFINYDGSPRNICVVGDDAQSIYGFRGATIQNILDFEKDFKPFGIQIFKLEQNYRSTEHIVQAANEVITYNRKQIQKTIWSDKGEGQRIKVIKALTDGEEGKRVADTIMEQKNRYHLSNTEIAILYRTNSQSRVFEEYLRRYNVPYRVYGGLSFYQRKEVKDLIAYLRLAVNPNDEEALRRIINYPKRGIGNATVDKISAVATKVDKPLWQCLGSAQVGNRAQNAINDFVTMAKSFIQRAGSDNAYELAAYIAKRSGILDDLKNDTSVEGLNRLENVNALLDGIKSFVEDDTVIDTETLPDKSLASYLQNIALLTDLDNNENSEDHITLMSVHAAKGLEFKSVFVVGLEEKLFPSFLSLDTPEGLDEERRLFYVAITRAEQFLSLSFANSRYRFGQMRYNEPSRFLEEIPGRHVESTAYVRSDVSSLERADSAGSSGARVTGSFKRQTTNSAIPRIDPKDFKPAPSSDIQTGMKVLHLKFGEGKVLAIDGAKDSRIATIFFRDAGDPQERKIMLKFAKLQIL from the coding sequence ATGGCAAACCAAGATTACCTGCAGCAACTCAACGACGTACAACGCGCCGCAGTTACCAATACCGACGGGCCCGTGCTGGTCGTCGCCGGACCGGGCTCGGGCAAGACGCGCGTGCTCACCTACCGCATTGCCCACCTGATCGAACAGGGCGTGGCGCCCTGGGAGATACTGGCCCTGACTTTTACCAATAAGGCGGCCCGGGAAATGAAGGAACGCATCGCCAAAGTCGTGGGCAGCCGGGCCAATAAGGTCTGGGCGGGCACCTTCCACTCCATCTTCGCCCGGATACTGCGGGTGGAAGCCGACAAGATCGGCTACCCTCCCAACTTTACCATCTACGACACCGACGACACCAAGAGCGTGATCAGCAACATCATCAAAGAGATGAACCTGAGCAAAGACGCCTACAACGTCAACGCCATCCGCTCGCGCATCTCCTCGGCCAAGAGCAACCTGATCACGCCCAAGCTCTACGAAAAGGACGAGGAACTGCGGCAGGAGGACCGCATGGCCAAACGGCCGCACACTTCCGCCATCTACCAGCAATACGTCGCCCGATGCAAACGCTCCGGCGCCATGGACTTCGACGACCTGCTCTTCCGCCTCTACGAGCTGTTTCAGAAAAACCCGGACGGCGTGCTGGACAAGTACCGCCAGAAGTTCCGCTATACGCTGGTCGACGAGTTTCAGGACACCAACCACCTGCAGTACGCCATCATCCGCAAGTTCATCAACTACGACGGCAGCCCCCGCAACATCTGCGTGGTGGGCGACGACGCCCAGAGCATCTACGGCTTCCGCGGGGCTACCATTCAGAATATCCTGGATTTTGAAAAGGACTTCAAACCCTTCGGCATACAAATCTTCAAGCTGGAACAAAACTACCGCTCCACCGAACACATCGTGCAGGCTGCCAATGAGGTGATCACTTACAACCGCAAACAGATACAGAAGACCATCTGGTCGGACAAAGGCGAGGGGCAACGGATCAAGGTGATCAAAGCCCTGACCGACGGAGAGGAGGGCAAACGGGTGGCCGACACCATCATGGAACAAAAGAACCGGTACCACCTCAGCAACACCGAGATCGCTATCCTCTACCGGACCAACTCCCAGTCGCGGGTATTCGAGGAATACCTGCGGCGGTACAACGTTCCGTACCGGGTATACGGCGGTTTGTCCTTCTACCAGCGCAAAGAGGTAAAGGACCTGATCGCCTACCTGCGCCTGGCGGTCAACCCGAACGACGAGGAAGCCCTGCGGCGCATCATCAACTACCCCAAAAGAGGCATCGGAAACGCTACAGTGGACAAGATCAGCGCCGTGGCGACCAAGGTAGACAAACCGCTGTGGCAGTGCCTGGGCAGCGCCCAGGTGGGCAACCGCGCCCAAAACGCCATCAATGATTTTGTAACCATGGCCAAATCCTTCATTCAGAGGGCAGGCAGCGACAACGCCTACGAGCTGGCTGCCTACATCGCCAAGCGCTCCGGCATCCTGGATGACCTGAAGAACGATACCAGCGTGGAAGGATTGAACCGCCTGGAAAACGTCAATGCGCTGCTCGACGGCATCAAATCGTTCGTCGAGGACGATACCGTTATCGACACCGAAACCCTGCCCGACAAATCGCTGGCCAGCTACCTCCAAAACATCGCCCTGCTCACCGACCTGGACAACAACGAGAACTCTGAGGACCACATCACCCTCATGTCCGTCCACGCCGCCAAAGGGCTGGAGTTCAAATCCGTCTTTGTAGTGGGCCTGGAGGAAAAGCTCTTCCCCTCTTTCCTGTCCCTCGACACGCCCGAAGGGCTGGACGAGGAGCGGCGCCTCTTCTACGTGGCCATTACCCGGGCCGAGCAGTTCCTGTCTCTTTCATTTGCCAACAGCCGCTACCGCTTCGGCCAGATGCGCTACAACGAGCCCAGCCGCTTCCTGGAGGAAATCCCCGGGCGGCACGTGGAAAGCACCGCCTACGTGCGCTCCGACGTCAGCAGCCTGGAACGGGCAGACAGCGCGGGCAGCAGCGGCGCCCGGGTGACGGGCAGCTTCAAACGCCAGACTACCAACAGTGCCATTCCCAGAATTGATCCTAAAGATTTCAAGCCGGCGCCGTCCAGCGATATACAGACGGGCATGAAGGTGCTGCACCTCAAATTCGGGGAGGGCAAAGTGCTCGCTATCGACGGGGCGAAGGACAGCCGCATCGCTACCATCTTTTTCAGGGATGCGGGAGATCCGCAGGAAAGGAAGATTATGTTGAAGTTTGCGAAGTTGCAGATTCTTTGA
- a CDS encoding IscS subfamily cysteine desulfurase gives MPDALIYLDNNATTPCDPRVVEAMLPYFYEKPGNAASRNHPFGWVADEAVKQAREQVAQLINVDHREVIFTSGATESNNLALKGVFELYRRKGAHIVTVKTEHKAVLDACAHIEKMGGEVTYLDVDADGLIRLEALDEAIRPDTILVSIMWANNETGVVQPMKAIGDICDKHGVLLMSDATQAVGKIPVGPKAAGVHLMSFTAHKMYGPKGVGALYVCRRQPRVKIAPQIDGGGHEQGMRSGTLNVPGIVGFGKAAELAGQEMEQDAQRLRRLRDKLEKALLDRIEEAFVNGSPERRLPHVSNIAFRHAEAEGVMMTFNQRVALSSGSACTSASVEPSHVLTAMGRSRELAHSSLRFSLGRFNTEEEIDYAIEAVISGVEKVRGMSPVWEMFKEGIL, from the coding sequence ATGCCGGATGCCCTCATATACCTCGACAACAACGCCACTACGCCCTGCGACCCGCGCGTCGTAGAGGCCATGCTGCCCTATTTCTACGAAAAGCCCGGCAATGCCGCCAGCCGCAACCACCCGTTCGGCTGGGTAGCCGATGAAGCGGTGAAGCAGGCGCGCGAGCAGGTGGCGCAGCTCATAAACGTTGACCATCGCGAGGTCATTTTTACTTCCGGGGCTACCGAATCCAACAACCTGGCCCTGAAAGGCGTCTTCGAACTCTACCGCCGCAAGGGCGCCCACATCGTTACCGTCAAAACGGAGCACAAAGCGGTACTCGACGCCTGCGCCCATATTGAAAAGATGGGAGGCGAAGTGACTTATCTGGATGTCGATGCCGATGGGCTCATCCGCCTGGAGGCGCTTGATGAGGCCATCCGGCCCGACACCATTCTCGTCTCCATCATGTGGGCCAACAACGAAACGGGGGTTGTGCAGCCCATGAAGGCCATCGGAGATATTTGCGACAAACACGGCGTTTTGCTGATGAGCGACGCCACTCAGGCCGTGGGCAAGATACCGGTTGGCCCCAAAGCGGCAGGGGTGCACCTGATGTCCTTCACCGCCCACAAGATGTACGGCCCCAAGGGCGTTGGCGCCCTGTATGTATGCCGGCGGCAGCCTCGTGTAAAGATAGCGCCCCAGATCGACGGCGGCGGCCACGAGCAGGGCATGCGCTCCGGCACGCTCAATGTGCCTGGCATTGTAGGTTTTGGCAAGGCAGCTGAACTGGCCGGCCAGGAAATGGAACAGGATGCTCAACGCCTCCGCCGGCTGCGCGACAAGCTGGAAAAGGCGCTGCTGGATAGGATAGAGGAAGCCTTCGTCAACGGCAGCCCCGAGCGCCGCCTGCCTCATGTGTCCAACATCGCCTTCCGCCATGCCGAGGCAGAAGGAGTGATGATGACGTTCAACCAGCGGGTGGCCCTGTCTTCCGGCTCCGCCTGCACCTCCGCCTCGGTGGAGCCGTCGCACGTCCTGACTGCCATGGGGCGCAGCCGCGAGCTGGCGCATAGCTCCCTGCGCTTCAGCCTGGGCCGCTTCAATACGGAGGAGGAAATAGACTATGCTATTGAAGCTGTAATCAGCGGCGTGGAAAAAGTGAGGGGCATGAGTCCGGTGTGGGAGATGTTTAAGGAGGGGATATTGTAG